A part of Grus americana isolate bGruAme1 chromosome 33, bGruAme1.mat, whole genome shotgun sequence genomic DNA contains:
- the LOC129198523 gene encoding microtubule-associated proteins 1A/1B light chain 3C-like isoform X1 has protein sequence MPKGEAVRVFAKDLVGLDSENRSSAAQGGPAASRGPESPSSTFSPPQVVVERYQKEKTLPPLNRTKFLVSQDLPLSQFAVTLRTRLCLASSQTFYLLVNNKGLPNMAVTMQELYRDNKDEDGFLYLTYASQEMFGSSSSSEPTAA, from the exons ATGCCGAAAGGGGAAGCCGTGAGGGTCTTTGCTAAAGACCTCGTGGGTCTCGACTCTGAAAACCGTAGCTCTGCCGCTCAGGGTGGTCCCGCAGCCTCCCGGGGTCCTGAGTCCCCctccagcaccttctccccaccGCAGGTGGTTGTGGAGCGCTACCAGAAGGAGAAGACCTTGCCGCCCTTGAACAGGACCAAATTTCTGGTGTCCCAGGACCTGCCCCTCTCCCAGTTCGCTGTCACCCTGCG GACGCGGCTCTGCCTGGCCTCCTCCCAGACCTTCTACCTGCTGGTGAACAACAAGGGCTTGCCGAACATGGCCGTCACCATGCAGGAGCTGTACCGTGACAACAAGGACGAGGATGGCTTTCTCTACTTGACCTACGCCTCCCAGGAGATGTTCggcagctcttcctccagcgAGCCAACGGCTGCTTGA
- the LOC129198523 gene encoding microtubule-associated proteins 1A/1B light chain 3C-like isoform X2 gives MHEVTEIRIKYPNKIPVVVERYQKEKTLPPLNRTKFLVSQDLPLSQFAVTLRTRLCLASSQTFYLLVNNKGLPNMAVTMQELYRDNKDEDGFLYLTYASQEMFGSSSSSEPTAA, from the exons ATGCACGAGGTGACAGAGATCCGGATAAAATATCCCAACAAGATCCCG GTGGTTGTGGAGCGCTACCAGAAGGAGAAGACCTTGCCGCCCTTGAACAGGACCAAATTTCTGGTGTCCCAGGACCTGCCCCTCTCCCAGTTCGCTGTCACCCTGCG GACGCGGCTCTGCCTGGCCTCCTCCCAGACCTTCTACCTGCTGGTGAACAACAAGGGCTTGCCGAACATGGCCGTCACCATGCAGGAGCTGTACCGTGACAACAAGGACGAGGATGGCTTTCTCTACTTGACCTACGCCTCCCAGGAGATGTTCggcagctcttcctccagcgAGCCAACGGCTGCTTGA